The following proteins are co-located in the Streptococcus downei MFe28 genome:
- a CDS encoding nucleotidyltransferase family protein, which translates to MELEKLLAADPDIMRILSTVRDLGLSDSWLAAGTLRNFIWNKLSHLPAFDETTDVDIVFFDRKVPYEKTKKIEAQLRQVYPTYNWELKNQKDMHGHSPHTLPYTSSRDAISKYPERCTAIGARLDEEGQLEVFLPYGLEDILNFVVRPTPHFKADKDRMALYQKRLAEKNWQAKWPQLKIEN; encoded by the coding sequence ATGGAGCTGGAAAAATTATTAGCTGCTGATCCAGACATCATGAGAATTTTGTCAACTGTAAGAGACCTTGGCCTGTCGGATTCTTGGCTGGCTGCAGGAACCTTACGAAATTTCATCTGGAATAAATTATCACATCTGCCGGCTTTTGATGAGACGACCGATGTCGATATTGTATTTTTTGACAGAAAAGTTCCCTATGAGAAGACCAAGAAAATTGAAGCTCAGCTTCGACAAGTCTATCCGACCTACAACTGGGAGCTAAAGAATCAGAAAGATATGCACGGTCACAGCCCTCACACCTTACCTTATACCAGTTCTAGGGATGCCATCAGTAAATATCCAGAACGCTGTACAGCAATTGGGGCTAGGCTCGATGAAGAAGGACAGCTAGAAGTATTTTTACCCTATGGCTTAGAAGATATTCTGAACTTTGTCGTGAGGCCGACGCCACATTTTAAAGCGGACAAAGATAGAATGGCTCTGTACCAGAAGCGGTTGGCCGAAAAAAATTGGCAGGCCAAGTGGCCACAATTAAAGATAGAGAACTGA
- a CDS encoding YlxQ-related RNA-binding protein: MTNLEKLSNLLGLAQRAGALTSGEDLVIKAIQQHQTRLVFLAHDAAPNLTKKVTDKCQYYAIEVSTVFSALELSVAIGRSRKVLAVTDAGFAKKMRTLMN, from the coding sequence TTGACTAATTTAGAAAAATTATCCAATTTACTGGGTCTAGCCCAGCGAGCAGGCGCCCTAACCTCTGGTGAGGATTTGGTCATCAAGGCCATCCAACAGCACCAGACTAGGTTGGTCTTCCTGGCTCATGATGCGGCTCCAAATTTGACCAAAAAAGTAACTGATAAATGCCAATATTACGCTATAGAAGTCTCCACAGTGTTTTCAGCACTGGAATTAAGCGTTGCCATCGGTCGCTCCCGCAAGGTTCTGGCCGTGACTGACGCTGGATTTGCAAAGAAAATGAGGACTCTTATGAACTAA
- the rbfA gene encoding 30S ribosome-binding factor RbfA yields MANSFRTDRVGMEIKREVNEILQKKVRDPRVSGVTITDVQMLGDLSLAKVYYTIMSDLASDNQKAQTGLEKAKGTIKRELGKNLQMYKIPDLTFIKDESIAYGNKIDQMLRDLESKK; encoded by the coding sequence ATGGCTAATTCTTTTCGGACGGATCGGGTTGGTATGGAGATTAAACGAGAGGTTAACGAAATTCTACAAAAGAAGGTTCGTGACCCCCGTGTCTCTGGTGTCACCATCACCGATGTCCAAATGTTAGGAGATTTATCCCTGGCCAAGGTCTACTACACCATTATGAGTGACCTGGCTTCGGATAATCAAAAGGCCCAAACAGGTCTAGAAAAAGCTAAGGGAACCATCAAAAGGGAACTTGGCAAGAATCTCCAAATGTATAAAATTCCAGATTTAACCTTCATCAAGGACGAGTCCATTGCCTATGGTAATAAAATCGACCAGATGTTGCGTGATTTGGAAAGCAAGAAATAA
- the trxA gene encoding thioredoxin codes for MAEVVTDKTFEEETKDGLVLVDFWATWCGPCRMQAPILEQLSEELDEDELKIVKLDVDENPATAQKFGIMSIPTLLFKKDGQVVKQVAGVHTKDQLKAIVAELA; via the coding sequence ATGGCAGAAGTCGTAACTGATAAGACATTTGAAGAAGAAACCAAGGATGGCTTGGTTCTCGTGGACTTTTGGGCAACCTGGTGTGGCCCTTGTCGTATGCAGGCTCCAATCCTAGAGCAACTCTCAGAAGAATTGGACGAAGATGAATTGAAAATCGTCAAATTGGACGTAGATGAAAATCCTGCTACCGCCCAAAAATTCGGTATTATGTCCATCCCAACCCTGCTCTTCAAGAAAGACGGCCAAGTCGTCAAGCAGGTCGCTGGTGTCCACACCAAGGACCAACTCAAAGCCATCGTAGCAGAGCTGGCCTAA
- the infB gene encoding translation initiation factor IF-2, giving the protein MSKKRLYEIAKELGKPSKDVVEKAKSLGLDVKSHASSVEDADAKRIASSFSASQAPASKPVAQKPKASESSAPAKPAQAPKAEQEAKASSTQEVKPAQASQSVPSQATQAKPATKPKPKIRNFKAEREAKAKAEAERRQNQGGKGKQNNRGDRRNNERRRDNRPGNRNDRRDNRGQANNQGPRIDFKARATALKAEQNAEYSRQSEDRFRQEQESKSVAARRQEEARQNKRKAQEETQAQPSKPTPAAAPTVAAKPAPAKAKDTRRKKANRSDKSRDFSHQNEDGPKQSKNKKWNNQNQVRNQRNSNWNHKKKKGKNNRKDQAPKPVTERKFHELPKEFEYTEGMTVADIAKRIKREPAEIVKKLFMMGVMATQNQSLDGDTIELLMVDYGIDPKKKVEVDDADIERFFVDDDYLNEDQLVERAPVVTIMGHVDHGKTTLLDTLRNSRVATGEAGGITQHIGAYQINANGKKITFLDTPGHAAFTSMRARGASVTDVTILIVAADDGVMPQTVEAINHSKAAGVPIIVAINKIDKPGANPERVIGELAEHGVISTAWGGESEFVEISAKFGQNIDELLETVLLVAEMEELKADPTVRAIGTVIEARLDKGKGAVATLLVQQGTLHVQDPIVAGNTFGRVRAMTNDLGRRVKEAAPSTPVSITGLNEAPMAGDHFAIYEDEKAARAAGEERAKRALLKQRQITHRVSLENLFDTLKDGEVKSVNVIIKADVQGSVEALATSLQKIEVEGAKVTIVHSAVGAINESDITLAEASNAVVIGFNVRPTPQARAQAETDEVEIRLHSIIYKVIEEIEDAMKGMLDPEFEEKIIGEALIRETFKVSKVGTIGGFLVTSGKVTRDSSVRVIRDGVVIYDGKLASLRHFKDDVKEIGNAQEGGLMIEGYNDIKVDDTVEAYVMEEIKR; this is encoded by the coding sequence TTGTCTAAGAAAAGATTGTACGAAATTGCCAAGGAACTTGGCAAACCAAGTAAAGATGTGGTGGAAAAGGCCAAGAGTTTGGGCTTGGATGTCAAGAGCCACGCTTCTAGTGTCGAAGATGCTGATGCCAAACGCATTGCCAGCAGTTTCTCAGCTAGTCAGGCTCCAGCTAGTAAACCAGTAGCTCAAAAACCTAAGGCGTCAGAAAGTTCTGCCCCTGCCAAACCTGCTCAAGCTCCAAAGGCGGAGCAGGAGGCTAAGGCCAGCTCGACTCAAGAAGTCAAGCCAGCCCAAGCCAGCCAGTCGGTACCAAGTCAAGCAACTCAGGCTAAACCTGCTACCAAGCCCAAACCAAAAATTCGCAACTTTAAGGCTGAGCGTGAAGCTAAGGCCAAGGCTGAAGCTGAACGCCGCCAAAACCAAGGGGGCAAGGGCAAGCAGAATAATCGAGGCGACCGTCGCAATAATGAGCGTCGTAGGGACAACCGTCCAGGAAACCGCAATGACCGCCGAGATAATCGTGGTCAAGCTAATAACCAAGGACCACGGATTGATTTCAAGGCCAGAGCAACTGCCCTAAAAGCTGAACAAAATGCGGAGTACTCTCGCCAAAGCGAAGATCGTTTCCGTCAGGAACAAGAAAGCAAGTCTGTGGCAGCCCGTCGTCAAGAAGAGGCTCGTCAAAACAAGCGGAAAGCTCAAGAAGAAACTCAGGCTCAACCAAGTAAGCCAACGCCAGCAGCGGCTCCAACAGTAGCTGCAAAACCAGCCCCAGCCAAGGCCAAGGATACCCGTCGCAAGAAAGCTAATCGTTCAGACAAATCACGTGACTTTTCACATCAGAATGAAGATGGGCCAAAACAAAGTAAAAATAAGAAGTGGAATAATCAAAACCAAGTGAGAAACCAAAGAAACAGTAACTGGAATCATAAGAAGAAAAAAGGAAAGAACAACCGTAAGGATCAAGCTCCAAAACCAGTCACCGAACGTAAGTTCCATGAATTGCCTAAGGAATTTGAATACACTGAAGGAATGACGGTTGCTGATATCGCAAAACGTATCAAGCGTGAACCTGCCGAAATCGTTAAGAAGCTCTTCATGATGGGTGTAATGGCTACCCAAAACCAATCCTTGGATGGTGACACCATTGAACTCCTCATGGTGGATTATGGTATCGATCCTAAGAAAAAGGTTGAGGTTGATGATGCCGATATCGAACGTTTCTTTGTTGATGATGACTACCTCAATGAAGACCAATTGGTTGAACGTGCACCAGTCGTAACCATCATGGGACACGTTGACCATGGTAAAACAACCCTTCTAGATACTCTGCGAAATTCTCGGGTAGCCACAGGTGAAGCCGGTGGTATTACTCAACACATCGGTGCCTATCAAATCAATGCCAACGGTAAAAAGATTACCTTCCTAGATACCCCAGGACATGCAGCCTTCACTTCGATGCGGGCTCGTGGTGCCTCGGTTACTGATGTCACCATCCTGATTGTTGCTGCAGACGACGGCGTTATGCCACAAACTGTTGAAGCGATTAACCACTCTAAGGCTGCCGGTGTGCCAATTATTGTTGCCATCAACAAGATTGATAAACCAGGTGCCAACCCTGAGCGGGTTATCGGTGAGCTGGCTGAACACGGTGTTATCTCGACCGCTTGGGGTGGTGAGTCAGAATTCGTTGAAATTTCAGCTAAATTCGGTCAAAATATTGATGAACTTCTGGAAACTGTCCTTCTGGTTGCTGAAATGGAAGAGCTCAAGGCTGATCCAACCGTTCGAGCTATCGGTACCGTTATTGAAGCTCGTTTAGATAAGGGGAAAGGAGCTGTTGCAACTCTCTTGGTCCAACAAGGGACTCTACATGTTCAAGACCCAATCGTTGCGGGTAATACCTTCGGTCGGGTTCGGGCCATGACCAATGATCTGGGGCGTCGGGTGAAAGAGGCAGCGCCATCAACACCAGTATCTATCACAGGTCTTAATGAAGCCCCAATGGCTGGTGACCACTTCGCAATTTATGAAGATGAAAAAGCAGCTCGGGCTGCCGGTGAAGAACGGGCTAAGCGGGCTCTGCTCAAGCAACGTCAAATTACCCATCGTGTCAGTCTTGAAAACCTCTTTGATACCCTCAAAGATGGCGAAGTTAAGTCTGTTAATGTCATCATCAAGGCAGATGTGCAAGGCTCTGTCGAAGCACTAGCGACCTCTCTGCAAAAGATTGAAGTCGAAGGGGCTAAGGTCACCATCGTTCACTCGGCTGTCGGTGCTATCAACGAGTCTGACATTACTCTGGCTGAAGCTTCTAATGCCGTTGTCATTGGTTTTAATGTCCGTCCTACCCCACAAGCGCGGGCTCAAGCAGAAACTGATGAAGTTGAGATCCGTCTCCACAGCATTATCTACAAGGTTATCGAAGAAATTGAAGATGCCATGAAGGGAATGCTGGATCCTGAATTCGAAGAAAAGATTATCGGGGAAGCCCTTATCCGTGAAACCTTCAAGGTTTCTAAGGTCGGCACCATCGGCGGATTCTTGGTTACCAGCGGTAAAGTTACCCGCGACTCCAGTGTTCGGGTTATCCGTGACGGTGTCGTTATCTACGACGGTAAATTAGCCAGCCTGCGTCACTTCAAGGACGATGTCAAAGAAATCGGCAACGCCCAAGAAGGTGGTCTCATGATTGAAGGCTACAACGACATCAAGGTTGACGATACTGTCGAAGCCTACGTGATGGAGGAAATCAAACGCTAA
- a CDS encoding ABC transporter ATP-binding protein yields the protein MLISRHLSFGFNRHKILKDLSLNLENRNQIIALLGPNGAGKTTLLNIWAGFYQKYKGQISKDSYRAFLLPDSPFIPKDMTIESCLKDFKSLYSHFNEKRVRQMLKDLRLDPKKKVADYSKGMKEQLHLVFALAQDVDYYLLDEPLAGVDPLTREILIDLIKRYRRPNSVAIISTHLVQDMEELFDEVLMINDGKLILYENVRALQDDYRGLALDDIYKEVNRNVGTY from the coding sequence ATGTTGATAAGTCGACATCTATCTTTCGGTTTTAACCGTCATAAAATCCTCAAGGATCTATCGCTTAACCTTGAGAATCGTAATCAGATTATTGCTCTGCTTGGTCCAAATGGAGCAGGGAAGACGACTCTCCTAAATATCTGGGCAGGATTCTATCAAAAATATAAGGGACAAATATCTAAAGACAGTTATAGAGCTTTTCTTCTACCTGATAGTCCTTTTATTCCCAAAGATATGACAATTGAATCTTGTCTCAAGGACTTTAAAAGTCTCTACTCTCATTTCAATGAAAAAAGAGTTAGACAAATGTTGAAGGATTTAAGGCTGGATCCTAAAAAGAAGGTAGCTGATTACTCGAAAGGAATGAAAGAGCAACTACACCTTGTTTTTGCTCTTGCTCAGGATGTTGACTATTACCTACTAGATGAACCCTTGGCTGGGGTTGACCCGCTGACACGGGAGATCTTGATTGATTTGATTAAGCGCTATCGTCGTCCCAATAGTGTTGCCATTATTAGCACCCATTTGGTTCAGGATATGGAAGAACTTTTCGACGAGGTTCTTATGATTAACGATGGAAAATTAATTCTGTATGAGAACGTTCGGGCTTTACAGGATGACTATCGAGGATTGGCTCTGGATGATATCTATAAGGAGGTGAACCGCAATGTTGGCACTTATTAA
- a CDS encoding zinc-dependent alcohol dehydrogenase family protein — protein MKTTVFVKAGQVAVQEVEKPQLLEADDAIIRVVRTCVCGSDLWGYRGDDDKAEGSQNSGHEIIGVIEEVGPEVTTFKKGDFVIAPFTHGCGHCPACLAGFEGGCQGHDRSTNFSSGYQAEYVRYAHANWSLVRIPGQPSDYSEGMLASLLALADVMPTGYHAARVANVQKGDTVAVVGDGAVGLCAVISAKLRGAKRIIIMSRHEDRQKLALEFGATDVVPERGQEGIDKVLELTNGAGVDAALECVGTQLSTEMALKIARPGAAIGRVGVPHTHDINLSDYFFQNAIIAGGPASVTTYDKEVLLKAVLDGQINPGKVFTQTYSLDAIDQAYKDMQDRKTIKAMVTL, from the coding sequence ATGAAAACAACTGTGTTTGTCAAAGCTGGCCAAGTGGCCGTGCAAGAAGTTGAGAAGCCCCAATTGCTTGAGGCTGATGATGCCATTATTCGTGTAGTTCGGACCTGTGTCTGTGGTTCAGACCTCTGGGGATACCGCGGTGATGATGATAAGGCTGAAGGTTCACAAAACTCTGGCCATGAAATCATCGGAGTCATTGAAGAAGTTGGTCCTGAGGTTACTACCTTTAAAAAGGGAGACTTTGTCATTGCTCCCTTCACTCATGGCTGTGGTCACTGTCCTGCCTGTCTAGCTGGATTTGAAGGTGGTTGCCAAGGTCATGACCGTTCAACGAATTTCAGCTCAGGCTACCAGGCCGAGTATGTTCGTTATGCCCATGCCAATTGGTCTTTGGTCAGGATTCCTGGTCAACCAAGTGACTACAGCGAAGGGATGTTGGCTTCCCTGCTAGCTTTAGCTGATGTGATGCCAACTGGCTATCATGCTGCTCGGGTGGCCAATGTCCAAAAGGGCGATACCGTAGCTGTTGTTGGTGATGGCGCTGTTGGTCTCTGTGCTGTTATTTCTGCCAAACTCCGGGGAGCTAAACGCATTATTATTATGAGCCGTCACGAAGACCGACAAAAATTGGCTCTAGAGTTTGGGGCGACCGATGTCGTGCCTGAACGGGGGCAAGAAGGCATTGACAAGGTGCTTGAATTGACCAATGGTGCTGGTGTCGATGCAGCTCTTGAATGCGTTGGTACCCAACTCTCAACCGAAATGGCTCTTAAGATTGCCCGTCCAGGTGCTGCCATTGGACGGGTTGGTGTTCCTCACACCCATGATATTAATCTCAGTGATTATTTCTTCCAAAATGCCATCATCGCAGGTGGTCCAGCTTCGGTAACCACCTATGATAAGGAAGTTCTGCTCAAGGCTGTTCTGGATGGCCAAATCAATCCTGGTAAGGTCTTCACCCAAACTTATAGCCTGGACGCTATCGACCAAGCTTACAAGGATATGCAGGACCGTAAGACCATCAAGGCTATGGTGACCCTCTAA
- a CDS encoding CopY/TcrY family copper transport repressor, producing MISNAEWEVLRVVWAKGQASSKDIIGVLAQKMDWSESTIKTLIGRLVEKKILQSRREGRSFIYWTEISEEEANLANLRTELAKICQTKQAGLLGQILAETPMTAQDLQGLQKILDRKQVLDQVPCNCTPGQCRCQEHVNSPEKEEVVI from the coding sequence ATGATTTCAAATGCCGAATGGGAAGTACTGCGGGTGGTCTGGGCCAAGGGTCAGGCAAGCAGCAAGGACATCATTGGAGTTCTTGCTCAAAAGATGGACTGGTCTGAGTCAACTATCAAGACCCTGATTGGTCGTTTGGTGGAGAAAAAGATTCTCCAAAGCAGGCGGGAAGGTCGGTCCTTTATCTATTGGACAGAAATTTCCGAAGAGGAGGCCAACCTAGCTAATCTGCGGACGGAGCTGGCCAAGATTTGTCAGACCAAGCAGGCTGGACTGCTGGGACAAATCCTAGCTGAGACTCCTATGACAGCCCAAGACCTCCAAGGCTTGCAAAAGATTTTAGACCGCAAGCAGGTTCTGGACCAGGTTCCTTGCAATTGTACACCTGGTCAATGTCGCTGTCAGGAACATGTTAATAGTCCTGAAAAGGAAGAGGTGGTGATTTAG
- a CDS encoding YjdF family protein, whose product MKMTVYFDGGFWYALLEYQDKKLGYQAFRYSFGKEPKDKEVFDFINRRLSQWMRRQEELGLVIDEPDKSMSHKSINPKRMQREVSRQMKKPALSSKAQRAMQASYELLKKKKKASKRQQKQEYKEKQFQLKQEKRRQKKRGH is encoded by the coding sequence ATGAAAATGACAGTATATTTTGACGGCGGTTTCTGGTATGCCTTGCTTGAATATCAAGATAAGAAACTGGGCTACCAAGCTTTCCGCTATTCTTTTGGCAAGGAGCCCAAAGACAAGGAGGTCTTTGACTTTATTAATCGCCGTTTGAGCCAATGGATGAGGCGACAAGAGGAGCTGGGACTAGTCATTGATGAGCCCGACAAATCTATGAGCCATAAGTCCATCAATCCCAAGCGGATGCAAAGGGAGGTCAGCAGGCAGATGAAAAAACCTGCCCTGTCCTCCAAGGCTCAGCGGGCCATGCAGGCCAGCTATGAGTTGCTGAAAAAGAAGAAAAAGGCATCCAAACGCCAGCAAAAGCAGGAATACAAGGAGAAACAGTTTCAACTCAAGCAGGAGAAACGCCGACAAAAGAAAAGGGGGCACTAA
- a CDS encoding heavy metal translocating P-type ATPase, with product MAQETYLIDGMTCASCVATVENAVKKLPGMTSCSVNLTTEKMAVSYDDSQVNQEKIEQAVADAGYGVKLFIEGQAASQEEREEKRLAGMKQRLIWSTIFTFPLLYISMGSMMGLPLPAFLEAASHPLTFTLVQLVLTLPVMAIGWHFYRTGFKTLFKGHPNMDSLVAVATTAAFLYSLASTYHVFLGHAHHVHQLYFESVAVILTLITLGKFFETLSKGRTSEAIKKLMHLSAKEALVVRDGQEILLPIEELVLGDQVLVKPGQKIPVDGQVLSGHSSVDESMLTGESIPVEKAIGDQVYGGSINSQGALTIETQKLGKDTLLSQIIKLVEDAQATKAPIAKIADQVSGVFVPVVMGIALVTGLAWFFLGGQSFSFTLTVAVSVLVIACPCALGLATPTAIMVGTGLAAKNGILFKSGDSLELAHQVDTIVFDKTGTLTRGKPELVSLTSYRVDWNREQLLRAVASLEAQSSHPISQALVDKAKEEGLSLSAVQDFENLAGFGLKGQVAGQELLVGNKALMEKEEVDLSSAQADFVQLTQEGQTPIFVASQGQLLGLLGVADQLKPDSQAAIQALQAKGIEVVMLTGDNEQTAQAIAQEAGINRVISQVLPDQKAQAISDLQAADKKVAMVGDGINDAPALATADLGIAMGAGTDIAIESADIVLMKPDLLDVLKALEVSRATIRTIKFNLFWAFIYNILAIPVAMGLLYLFGGPLLNPMLAGLAMSFSSVSVVLNSLGLNYHKV from the coding sequence ATGGCTCAAGAAACTTACTTAATTGATGGCATGACCTGTGCCTCCTGTGTGGCAACGGTTGAAAATGCCGTTAAAAAATTGCCGGGCATGACCAGCTGTTCGGTCAACCTGACGACCGAAAAAATGGCGGTCTCCTATGACGACAGCCAGGTCAACCAAGAAAAAATTGAGCAAGCTGTAGCAGATGCTGGTTATGGAGTCAAGCTCTTTATCGAAGGGCAAGCAGCCAGCCAGGAAGAGCGGGAAGAAAAACGCTTAGCGGGCATGAAGCAACGGTTGATTTGGTCAACGATTTTCACCTTCCCCCTGCTTTATATTTCCATGGGCTCGATGATGGGTCTCCCCCTGCCAGCCTTCTTAGAGGCGGCCAGTCATCCTCTGACCTTTACCCTGGTTCAGTTGGTCCTGACCCTTCCGGTTATGGCCATTGGTTGGCACTTTTACCGGACTGGCTTTAAGACCCTCTTCAAGGGGCACCCCAATATGGATAGCCTGGTGGCTGTGGCCACGACTGCAGCCTTTCTCTACAGTCTGGCTAGCACCTACCACGTTTTTCTGGGGCACGCTCATCATGTCCACCAACTCTACTTCGAGTCGGTCGCTGTCATCTTGACCTTGATTACTTTGGGAAAATTCTTTGAAACCCTGTCCAAGGGTCGCACCTCTGAAGCGATTAAAAAGCTTATGCACCTCTCCGCCAAGGAAGCCCTAGTAGTCCGTGACGGTCAGGAAATTTTGCTGCCCATTGAAGAACTGGTTTTAGGGGACCAAGTTCTGGTCAAACCAGGGCAAAAGATTCCTGTTGATGGTCAAGTTCTCTCAGGCCACTCTTCGGTGGATGAGTCCATGTTGACAGGAGAATCTATTCCTGTAGAAAAGGCCATCGGCGACCAGGTCTACGGCGGTTCGATCAATAGTCAGGGTGCCCTAACCATTGAAACCCAGAAGCTGGGCAAGGATACCCTGCTGTCACAAATTATTAAGCTGGTTGAAGACGCCCAAGCCACCAAGGCCCCAATTGCCAAGATTGCTGACCAGGTTTCTGGTGTCTTTGTTCCCGTGGTTATGGGAATCGCCCTAGTGACCGGTCTGGCCTGGTTCTTCCTGGGCGGTCAATCCTTTAGCTTCACCCTGACAGTGGCTGTCAGCGTGCTGGTCATTGCCTGCCCCTGTGCTCTGGGACTGGCAACACCAACGGCCATTATGGTCGGGACAGGCCTAGCCGCTAAAAATGGTATCCTCTTTAAATCAGGAGACAGCCTTGAGTTGGCCCATCAGGTTGATACCATTGTCTTTGATAAGACAGGGACCCTGACCCGAGGCAAGCCTGAATTGGTCAGCCTGACCAGTTACCGAGTGGACTGGAACCGTGAGCAGCTCCTTAGAGCTGTGGCCAGCCTGGAAGCTCAATCCAGCCATCCTATTAGCCAGGCCTTGGTCGATAAGGCCAAGGAAGAAGGTCTGAGCCTGTCAGCCGTTCAGGATTTTGAAAATTTGGCTGGCTTTGGCCTTAAAGGCCAAGTCGCCGGTCAAGAACTTCTGGTCGGCAACAAGGCCCTTATGGAAAAGGAAGAGGTGGACTTATCTTCTGCTCAAGCTGATTTTGTCCAGCTGACCCAAGAAGGGCAAACGCCAATCTTTGTGGCCAGCCAAGGGCAACTGCTTGGCCTCCTGGGTGTAGCCGACCAGCTTAAGCCCGATAGCCAAGCGGCCATCCAAGCCTTGCAAGCCAAGGGAATTGAGGTCGTTATGTTGACTGGTGACAATGAACAAACCGCTCAAGCTATCGCCCAAGAGGCTGGTATTAATCGGGTCATCAGTCAGGTTCTTCCTGACCAGAAGGCTCAGGCTATCTCGGACCTGCAAGCGGCTGATAAGAAGGTGGCCATGGTTGGGGATGGCATCAATGATGCCCCTGCTCTGGCGACAGCCGACTTGGGGATTGCCATGGGAGCAGGAACTGATATTGCCATTGAATCAGCTGACATTGTCCTCATGAAGCCTGATTTGCTAGATGTCCTCAAGGCTCTAGAAGTTAGTCGAGCGACCATTAGGACCATCAAGTTCAACCTTTTCTGGGCCTTTATCTATAATATCTTGGCTATACCGGTTGCTATGGGTCTGCTCTACCTCTTTGGTGGCCCCCTTCTCAACCCCATGCTGGCTGGCCTTGCCATGAGCTTCAGCTCAGTTTCTGTAGTTCTCAATAGCCTAGGGCTGAATTACCATAAGGTCTAA
- the copZ gene encoding copper chaperone CopZ, which translates to MSKTYHVSGMKCDGCAKTVQEKLAAVKGVESAQVDLNKNQVTIEGNPWKLSLKRALKDTKYQLGSQV; encoded by the coding sequence ATGTCAAAAACCTATCACGTTAGCGGAATGAAATGTGACGGCTGTGCCAAAACCGTTCAAGAAAAATTAGCAGCTGTCAAGGGTGTCGAGTCAGCCCAAGTCGACTTGAACAAGAACCAAGTGACCATTGAAGGCAATCCTTGGAAACTGTCACTTAAACGAGCCCTCAAGGACACCAAGTACCAATTGGGTAGCCAAGTCTAA
- the mutY gene encoding A/G-specific adenine glycosylase, with amino-acid sequence MKKKLNLDDFGVEMWDQKTIESFRRTLLAWYDQEKRDLPWRRTKNPYPIWVSEIMLQQTQVQTVIPYYERFLAWFPSIKDLAQAPEERLLKAWEGLGYYSRVRNLQKGAQQVMRVFAGDFPKTYEEILSLQGIGPYTAGAIASIAFDLPEPAVDGNVMRVLARLFEVDYDIGNPSNRKIFQAIMEELIDPERPGDFNQALMDLGTDIESAKNPRPEESPIRAFNAAYLHGTYDKYPIKLPKKKPRPRHLQAFVIKNGQGQFLLEKNQESGLLSGFWSFPLMENQLVARQIDLFETLKDKEILETPSLQKIFEEDYGLKPSWTKGKFPLVKHTFSHQKWQIKLVEGQLKEGALLKGDKELAWVAPEAFDAYPMATPQKKMIEAYQDRTLD; translated from the coding sequence GCGGGACCTTCCTTGGCGTCGAACGAAAAATCCCTACCCTATCTGGGTCTCAGAAATCATGCTCCAGCAGACCCAAGTTCAAACCGTCATTCCTTATTATGAGCGCTTTTTAGCCTGGTTCCCCAGCATAAAAGATTTGGCCCAGGCTCCTGAAGAGCGATTGCTCAAGGCCTGGGAGGGGCTGGGCTACTACTCTCGTGTGAGAAATCTGCAAAAAGGGGCTCAGCAAGTTATGAGGGTTTTTGCTGGAGACTTTCCCAAGACTTATGAGGAAATTCTGAGCCTCCAGGGAATCGGTCCCTACACGGCTGGGGCTATTGCCAGCATCGCCTTTGACCTGCCTGAGCCTGCTGTTGATGGTAATGTCATGCGAGTCCTGGCTCGACTTTTCGAGGTAGATTATGACATCGGAAACCCCAGTAACCGCAAGATTTTTCAAGCCATTATGGAGGAATTGATTGATCCTGAGCGGCCAGGTGATTTTAATCAGGCCTTGATGGATCTGGGAACTGATATTGAGTCTGCCAAGAATCCCCGACCAGAGGAGAGCCCGATTCGGGCTTTCAACGCTGCCTACTTACATGGCACTTATGACAAATACCCCATTAAACTGCCCAAGAAAAAGCCTAGACCCAGACACTTGCAGGCCTTTGTGATTAAGAATGGCCAGGGACAATTTCTCTTGGAGAAAAATCAAGAATCTGGTCTCTTGTCTGGCTTTTGGTCCTTCCCCTTGATGGAAAACCAATTAGTAGCCAGGCAGATAGATCTCTTTGAAACGCTCAAGGATAAGGAAATTTTGGAGACCCCCTCCTTGCAGAAAATTTTCGAAGAAGACTATGGTCTCAAGCCCAGCTGGACTAAAGGAAAATTCCCACTCGTCAAACACACCTTTAGCCATCAAAAATGGCAGATTAAACTAGTTGAAGGTCAACTTAAAGAAGGAGCCCTCCTAAAGGGGGATAAGGAATTAGCCTGGGTGGCTCCTGAGGCTTTCGATGCGTATCCCATGGCGACTCCCCAGAAAAAGATGATTGAGGCCTACCAAGATAGAACTTTGGACTAG